A single window of Anopheles moucheti chromosome 2, idAnoMoucSN_F20_07, whole genome shotgun sequence DNA harbors:
- the LOC128310377 gene encoding retinoid-inducible serine carboxypeptidase-like codes for MKLSIVLALALAMVGAVPREGFGPGMQDWGFAEVRPGAHMFWWLYYTTADVPSHADRPLVIWLQGGPGASSMYGNFEELGPQTLELDERNHTWVRNYNVLFIDNPVGTGFSYVEDFSLLTTTNGQIADDLVELMKQFYTLQPEFRDTPLHIYAESYGGKMAPEFAYVLDKAIKNGEIDCNLQSVGIVAPWVSPIDSVLSWAEFLLNMGFVDTKGYNAIQAAAIETEHVLNQGQWEQATNLWGMTENVIIRETHGIDFYNVLFKQDAASTRSQLEQFSRDMRSAIASRATRLATEDRDQMLEDLMRFEVAPALSLPAESVYGAQSGRVFNTLAGDFMKPAIDVVELLLNNTSLDVVIITGQLDLIVATPGNVRWIEKIQWSGRNNYLQSPRNAVGQHGVLEGYEKSFGKLAVYWALRAGHMVPADNPILMDYILQKHVPV; via the exons ATGAAGCTTTCAATCGTGTTGGCGTTGGCGTTAGCCATGGTGGGTGCAG TTCCTCGGGAAGGCTTCGGTCCAGGCATGCAGGACTGGGGGTTTGCTGAAGTTCGTCCGGGTGCGCATATGTTCTGGTGGTTGTACTACACGACCGCTGACGTGCCCTCCCATGCCGATCGACCGCTTGTGATTTGGCTGCAGGGTGGTCCTGGTGCGTCCTCCATGTACGGTAATTTCGAAGAGCTCGGCCCACAGACACTCGAGCTGGACGAACGGAACCACACGTGGGTGCGGAACTACAACGTCCTCTTCATCGACAATCCCGTCGGAACAGGCTTCAGCTATGTGGAGGACTTCTCTCTGCTCACCACAACGAATGGCCAAATTGCGGACGATTTGGTAGAACTGATGAAACAATTCTACACCCTGCAGCCTGAGTTCCGCGATACACCACTGCACATTTATGCCGAGAGCTACGGAGGCAAGATGGCACCCGAGTTTGCGTACGTGCTTGATAAAGCGATCAAGAACGGTGAGATTGATTGCAATCTGCAGTCGGTTGGCATTGTGGCACCGTGGGTGTCACCCATCGATTCGGTACTGTCGTGGGCCGAGTTCCTACTCAATATGGGCTTTGTCGACACGAAAGGCTATAATGCAATCCAGGCTGCGGCTATCGAAACGGAGCACGTTCTCAACCAGGGTCAATGGGAACAGGCGACTAACTTGTGGGGAATGACGGAAAACGTAATAATTCGTGAGACACACGGAATTGATTTCTACAACGTGCTGTTCAAACAGGATGCAGCTAGTACTAGATCACAACTGGAGCAGTTTTCCCGCGACATGAGAA GTGCAATTGCATCACGTGCCACCCGCTTAGCGACGGAAGATCGTGATCAGATGTTGGAAGATCTGATGCGTTTTGAGGTAGCACCCGCCCTGAGTCTTCCGGCAGAATCGGTCTACGGTGCCCAGAGTGGTCGGGTGTTTAACACACTTGCCGGTGACTTCATGAAACCCGCCATCGATGTTGTAGAACTGCTGCTCAACAACACCAGCCTCGATGTGGTGATCATCACCGGGCAGCTTGATCTCATCGTAGCCACGCCGGGTAATGTGCGATGGATCGAGAAGATCCAGTGGAGTGGCCGTAACAACTACCTGCAATCACCACGGAATGCCGTCGGTCAGCACGGTGTGTTGGAGGGCTATGAGAAAAGTTTCGGAAAGTTGGCTGTCTACTGGGCATTGAGAGCCGGCCATATGGTTCCCGCTGATAACCCCATCCTGATGGACTACATTCTTCAGAAACATGTACCGGTGTAA